The following proteins are encoded in a genomic region of Glycine max cultivar Williams 82 chromosome 18, Glycine_max_v4.0, whole genome shotgun sequence:
- the LOC100779177 gene encoding uncharacterized protein → MGGAPGHSVEQCLALKSKVQGLIEAGWLTFQEDGPNIKTNPIANHGGVVNAIEVSRSHGPKLLKDVTTSRRFICKALQKVGMIPHGGHREDSCLMHPGVLHDMEICLAVRDLLQQMIDQGRLEVDNEGEEEQHVYMQSADKEGPKKPKPLVIYFTRDTAPQRPQHPSTVSGGRPISFPYENSRAVSWRYAPPGSRKEEAADTGSLSAKVTNITGLSGITCSGCMFAPPGLSIQPANTKGKAKVTEGQNAKVIPAPDGDVPTKDFAEGREGCGKKEVSLEEAGEFLRIIQQSEFKVIEQLNKTLTRVSLLELLMSSEPHRALLVKVLNEAHVAQDISVEGFGGIANNITANNYLTFAKEEIPAEGRGYNRALHVSIKCMEHVMAKVLIDNGSSLNVMPKNTLEKFPFNASHLRPSSMVVHAFDGSHREVKGKIDLPVQIGPHTCQVTFQVMDINSAYSCLLGHPWIHSVGVVPSTLHQKLKFVVERHLVIVSGEEDVLVSCPSSMPYVEAAEE, encoded by the coding sequence ATGGGGGGAGCCCCAGGCCACTCGGTCGAACAGTGCTTGGCCTTGAAGAGCAAGGTCCAAGGCTTGATAGAAGCCGGATGGttgacatttcaagaggatgGGCCCAACATAAAGACAAACCCTATTGCCAATCATGGAGGAGTTGTTAATGCCATCGAGGTGAGTAGGTCACACGGGCCCAAACTTTTGAAGGACGTAACGACCTCCAGAAGGTTTATCTGCAAAGCCTTACAAAAGGTGGGCATgattccccacggtgggcacAGAGAGGATTCATGTTTAATGCATCCGGGCGtactgcatgacatggaaatatGTTTGGCGGTAAGAGATCTATTACAACAAATGATAGACCAAGGCCGGCTTGAGGTCGACAATGAGGGGGAGGAGGAACAACATGTATACATGCAGTCGGCAGATAAGGAAGGTCCTAAAAAGCCTAAACCCTTGGTTATATACTTCACTAGGGACACGGCTCCCCAAAGACCTCAACACCCCTCGACAGTGTCGGGCGGTAGACCTATTTCGTTTCCTTACGAGAATAGCCGCGCAGTTTCGTGGAGGTATGCCCCTCCGGGCAGTAGGAAGGAAGAAGCTGCCGATACCGGTTCACTATCGGCCAAAGTGACCAATATCACCGGGCTGAGCGGCATAACCTGCAGCGGTTGCATGTTCGCACCCCCTGGTCTGTCGATACAACCCGCAAACACTAAAGGGAAAGCAAAGGTGACCGAAGGACAAAATGCCAAGGTGATCCCCGCACCAGACGGGGATGTTCCGACGAAGGATTTTGCCGAGGGAAGAGAGGGCTGCGGCAAGAAAGAGGTATCACTCGAGGAGGCTGgcgagttcctccgcattatccaacaaagcgagttcaaaGTCATTGAACAACTCAACAAGACCCTAACTAGAGTCTCCCTTTTGGAGctgctcatgagctctgagcctcatcgagcTTTGTTGGTAAAAGTCTTGAATGAAGCTCAtgtagcccaagacatctccgtaGAAGGCTTTGGGGGAATCGCCAATAACATCACAGCCAACAATTACCTCACCTTCGCTAAAGaggaaatccctgccgaggggagaggatATAACAGAGCTTTACATGTGTCAATCAAATGCATGGAACACGTTATGGCCAAAGTACTCATCGACAACGGCTCAAGCCTGAACGTGATGCCCAAGAACACGTTGGAGAAATTTCCATTTAACGCCTCCCATCTAAGGCCGAGTTCCATGGTGGTCCATGCCTTCGATGGCAGCCACCGAGAGGTAAAGGGAAAGATCGacctcccagtacagatagggCCTCATACCTGCCAAGTTAcattccaagtgatggatatcAATTCGGCCTACAGCTGTCTTTTGGGGCATccatggatccactcagtgggagtcgtCCCCtccacactccaccaaaagttgaagttTGTAGTGGAAAGACATTTGGTCATAGTATCAGGTGAGGAAGATGTCCTGGTAAGTTGTccttcctctatgccatatgtggaagccgcggaggagtAA